The following are encoded together in the Vibrio splendidus genome:
- the hemL gene encoding glutamate-1-semialdehyde 2,1-aminomutase, whose protein sequence is MTKSAELYQKAQQTIPGGVNSPVRAFNGVGGSPIFVDRADGPLLFDADGKAYIDYVGSWGPMILGHNHAVIREAVIDAAQRGLSFGAPTETEIKMAELVSEMVPSMEQLRMVSSGTEATMSAIRLARGFTGRDKILKFEGCYHGHADSLLVKAGSGALTLGQPSSPGVPADFAKLTLTATFNNLDSVREIFAANKGEIACIIVEPVAGNMNCIPPVEGFHEGLREICDQEGALLIFDEVMTGFRVAEGCAQAYYNIKPDLTCLGKVIGGGMPVGAFGGRKDVMQYIAPTGPVYQAGTLSGNPVAMAAGYACLNLLREEGNEKRLASKTKQLANGFKQLADKHGIPMLVHQVGGMFGFFFTDQETVTCYEDVTKCDVERFKRFFHLMLDHGVYLAPSAFEASFTSLAHGSKELDATLEAADRSLAIIAAENK, encoded by the coding sequence ATGACCAAATCAGCAGAACTGTATCAAAAGGCACAGCAAACTATTCCAGGTGGCGTTAACTCTCCAGTGCGCGCTTTTAACGGTGTAGGTGGTTCTCCAATCTTCGTTGATAGAGCTGACGGCCCACTTCTTTTTGATGCTGATGGGAAAGCATATATCGATTACGTTGGCTCTTGGGGCCCAATGATCCTTGGTCACAACCACGCAGTTATCCGTGAAGCTGTCATTGATGCAGCGCAACGCGGCCTTAGCTTCGGTGCTCCAACCGAAACTGAAATCAAAATGGCTGAACTTGTCTCTGAGATGGTTCCATCAATGGAACAGCTGCGTATGGTGAGCTCAGGTACAGAAGCAACAATGAGTGCGATTCGTCTTGCTCGTGGCTTTACTGGTCGTGACAAAATTCTTAAGTTTGAAGGTTGTTACCACGGTCACGCAGACAGTCTACTGGTAAAAGCAGGTTCTGGTGCACTGACTTTAGGTCAACCAAGCTCTCCTGGCGTACCAGCTGATTTTGCGAAACTAACGTTAACAGCAACCTTCAACAATCTAGATTCAGTACGTGAAATCTTCGCAGCAAACAAAGGCGAGATCGCTTGTATCATCGTTGAGCCAGTAGCGGGTAACATGAACTGCATCCCTCCAGTAGAAGGCTTCCACGAAGGTCTACGTGAAATCTGTGACCAAGAAGGTGCGTTGCTAATCTTTGATGAAGTAATGACAGGTTTCCGCGTTGCTGAAGGTTGTGCTCAGGCTTACTACAACATCAAGCCAGACCTAACGTGTCTTGGTAAAGTGATCGGCGGCGGCATGCCAGTGGGTGCTTTCGGCGGTCGTAAAGATGTGATGCAGTACATCGCGCCAACGGGCCCTGTTTACCAAGCGGGTACGCTTTCAGGTAACCCTGTTGCAATGGCTGCTGGCTACGCATGTTTGAACCTTCTACGAGAAGAAGGCAACGAAAAGCGTCTAGCTTCAAAAACTAAGCAACTGGCTAATGGCTTCAAGCAACTTGCAGACAAGCACGGTATTCCAATGCTAGTTCACCAAGTTGGCGGTATGTTTGGTTTCTTCTTCACTGACCAAGAAACTGTGACGTGCTACGAAGATGTAACTAAGTGTGATGTCGAACGCTTCAAGCGCTTCTTCCACCTAATGTTAGATCACGGTGTTTACCTTGCACCTTCAGCATTCGAAGCAAGCTTTACTTCTCTTGCTCATGGTTCGAAAGAACTGGATGCAACACTAGAAGCTGCTGATCGCTCTCTTGCGATCATTGCTGCTGAAAACAAATAG
- the rsmC gene encoding 16S rRNA (guanine(1207)-N(2))-methyltransferase RsmC, whose translation MSAYIAPSQIAQRQLAYFEGKHVLVAGEAEDLFPVELAKHCESVTVFTSNYSYYRQLEGCNTIQRFYGAEFTEETKADLVMLYWPKAKAEAEFLLAMLFAKLGKDTEIVVVGENRSGVKSIEKMFAPYGKVVKYDSARRCSFYWGQCFDQPQAFNLQNWFKTYTVNIDEQSLTVKSLPGVFSHGQFDVGSQLLLDTLPKLKGKVLDFGCGAGVLGAVMASRHPDIELEMCDISAFAVASSQATLEANGLTGNVFASDVYSDTSKDYQFIISNPPFHSGLDTSYSATETLLAQAPKHLKRSGEMIIVANSFLKYVPIIEQAFGKCATLNKTTKFAIYHANK comes from the coding sequence ATGTCAGCTTATATTGCCCCAAGCCAGATTGCTCAACGCCAACTCGCCTACTTTGAAGGCAAACATGTTTTAGTTGCTGGTGAGGCAGAAGACTTATTCCCTGTTGAATTAGCGAAACATTGTGAATCAGTCACCGTGTTTACTTCTAATTACAGCTACTACCGTCAATTAGAAGGCTGCAACACCATCCAACGTTTTTATGGTGCGGAGTTTACCGAAGAAACCAAAGCCGACTTAGTGATGCTTTACTGGCCAAAGGCTAAAGCAGAAGCGGAATTTCTGTTGGCGATGTTATTTGCCAAGCTAGGTAAAGATACCGAGATTGTCGTAGTTGGCGAGAATCGTTCTGGTGTTAAAAGTATCGAGAAGATGTTCGCTCCTTACGGCAAAGTCGTGAAATACGATTCGGCGCGCCGTTGCTCTTTCTACTGGGGTCAATGCTTCGATCAACCACAAGCCTTCAATCTGCAAAACTGGTTTAAAACCTATACGGTTAACATTGATGAGCAGTCACTGACTGTAAAAAGCCTTCCAGGTGTGTTTAGTCACGGCCAATTTGATGTCGGTAGCCAACTGCTACTTGATACTCTGCCAAAGCTGAAAGGTAAGGTACTGGATTTTGGTTGTGGTGCTGGCGTATTGGGCGCGGTAATGGCATCTCGTCACCCTGATATCGAGCTAGAAATGTGCGACATCAGTGCATTTGCCGTGGCATCAAGCCAAGCTACGTTAGAAGCGAACGGTTTAACGGGAAATGTCTTCGCCTCAGATGTCTATTCCGACACATCAAAAGACTACCAATTCATCATCAGTAACCCACCATTCCATTCTGGTTTGGATACAAGCTACAGCGCGACTGAGACCTTACTTGCTCAGGCTCCTAAGCATTTGAAGCGTTCTGGCGAGATGATTATTGTTGCGAACAGTTTCTTAAAATACGTTCCAATTATTGAACAAGCGTTTGGAAAATGCGCGACTCTAAATAAGACCACTAAATTCGCGATCTATCACGCAAACAAATAG
- a CDS encoding AI-2E family transporter produces the protein MSEKLKINTSHWVIIIALLAAAYACYLLIEPYVNSIVMAFIISLLMFPIHEWLEKKLPNKENIVSLLSCVILTFIIVIPLLAVFAAIVQQGSLFSQNTYQWVTHGGIQTLFAHPLVVKALSFVNNYLPFDNIEPQAIAQKVGEFATSFGSKLVGISAKILGDATNFLMDFFLMLFVLFFLLRDHDKIISVVRHILPLSRSQEDKLLTEIEQVSKSAVMGSFLTAIAQGFAGGLGMWIAGFPGLFWGTMMGFASFIPVVGTALIWIPAATYLFLTGDTTWAIFLTVYCIAIVGSIDNLLRPLLMQGSAGMNTLMIFFSLLGGIQLFGLIGLIYGPLIFAITIVLFNIYDEEFKDFLNQQDKS, from the coding sequence GTGTCAGAAAAACTCAAAATCAATACCAGCCACTGGGTGATCATCATCGCCCTACTTGCGGCGGCTTATGCTTGTTACTTGCTTATAGAGCCGTACGTCAACTCAATCGTGATGGCCTTTATCATTTCACTATTGATGTTCCCAATCCATGAGTGGCTTGAAAAAAAGCTCCCGAATAAAGAAAACATCGTCTCTCTGCTGTCTTGTGTGATTCTGACTTTCATTATTGTTATCCCTTTATTGGCAGTATTCGCAGCAATTGTTCAGCAAGGTTCTCTGTTCTCTCAGAACACCTACCAATGGGTGACCCACGGCGGTATTCAGACTTTATTTGCACACCCATTAGTGGTCAAAGCGCTGTCATTTGTGAATAACTACTTGCCTTTCGACAACATTGAGCCTCAAGCCATCGCACAGAAAGTCGGTGAATTTGCGACCAGCTTTGGCTCAAAACTGGTTGGTATCAGTGCAAAAATCCTTGGTGATGCGACCAATTTCTTGATGGATTTCTTCTTGATGCTGTTTGTTCTGTTCTTCTTATTAAGAGATCACGACAAAATCATCAGCGTGGTTCGTCATATTTTGCCTTTATCTCGTAGCCAAGAAGACAAATTGCTAACCGAGATTGAGCAAGTATCGAAATCAGCTGTAATGGGTTCATTCTTAACCGCAATAGCGCAAGGTTTTGCGGGCGGGTTAGGTATGTGGATTGCCGGTTTCCCAGGCCTATTCTGGGGCACCATGATGGGCTTTGCATCCTTCATTCCCGTGGTTGGTACTGCGCTTATCTGGATTCCAGCAGCTACGTACTTATTCCTAACAGGCGATACCACTTGGGCTATTTTCCTAACGGTATACTGCATTGCGATTGTGGGCTCGATTGATAACCTACTGCGCCCGCTATTAATGCAGGGCAGCGCTGGCATGAACACCCTTATGATCTTCTTCTCATTATTGGGTGGTATTCAATTGTTTGGCTTAATCGGCCTGATCTACGGCCCACTGATCTTTGCTATTACGATCGTCCTTTTCAATATTTACGATGAAGAGTTTAAAGACTTTTTGAACCAGCAAGACAAGAGTTAA